One Aphidius gifuensis isolate YNYX2018 linkage group LG5, ASM1490517v1, whole genome shotgun sequence genomic region harbors:
- the LOC122857742 gene encoding pinin, with product MRRLDSKEPWGAERLEADLEAARDGLRDLDRDIRKILGRDLPESENGQLQVTPRVGQKYSQQEDRKRNSDYVGNDQPSNKRRWQGQTNEPKTVFSRLSAKVPSNPDDSGDEDDSCVRPAVSSRVIAPPRDVPSRQDVIRRENVDEKSRQRNKRMFGALLGTLQKFRQEETKLKAKEDKKAEVEARVDEAKRKEKEELKKERQQLFMSRKKQLAEVKALETKLARSKQFQEWRASQLPLVHFIRTRAQPPIHYLPAKSHPRTDALLEKCAKELHEEIEQREKVLLEELEVLETEIGNKKHQDNEEPSEENLVDENMQEIKENHEEENHDPNPDITNNECLENVEIKAEVINNIKKNQDIEIDNAEEKNQSEEIENNG from the exons ATGAGAAGATTAGATTCAAAAGAACCATGGGGTGCTGAAAGATTAGAAGCTGATTTAGAAGCGGCACGAGATGGTCTACGTGATTTGGATCGTGATATTAGAAAAATACTTGGACGTGATTTGCCAGAATCAGAAAATGGACAATTACAAGTAACACCAAg AGTTGGACAAAAATATTCACAACAAGAAGATCGTAAAAGAAATTCAGATTATGTTGGTAATGATCAGCCAAGTAATAAACGTCGTTGGCAGGGTCAAACAAACGAGCCAAAAACTGTATTTAGTCGTTTAAGTGCTAAAGTACCATCAAATCCTGATGACAGTGGTGATGAAGATGACAGTTGTGTACGTCCAGCTGTATCATCACGTGTTATAGCACCACCACGTGATGTTCCATCACGTCAGGATGTCATTAGACGAGaaaatgttgatgaaaaaagtaGACAAAGAAATAAACGTATGTTTGGTGCACTTTTGGGtacattacaaaaatttagaCAAGAAGAGACAAAACTTAAAGCTAAG gAAGATAAAAAAGCTGAAGTTGAAGCTAGAGTTGATGAAGCAAAGCGCAAAGAAAAAGAGGAGCTTAAAAAAGAAAGACAACAACTTTTtatgtcaagaaaaaaacaactagCTGAAGTTAAAGCTTTGGAAACAAAATTAGCACGTAGTAAACAATTTCAAGAATGGCGTGCTTCACAATTACCACTTGTACATTTTATTCGTACTCGTGCACAGCCACCAATTCATTATTTACCAGCAAAATCACATCCACGTACTGATGCATTGCTGGAAAAATGTGCCAAGGAACTTCatg AGGAAATTGAACAACGTGAAAAAGTTTTACTTGAAGAATTGGAGGTACTTGAAACAGAAAttggtaataaaaaacatcaagaCAATGAAGAACCATCTGAAGAAAATTTAGTTGATGAAAATATGcaagaaattaaagaaaatcatGAGGAAGAAAATCATGATCCAAATCCAGATATTACAAACAACGAGTGTCTAGaaaatgttgaaattaaagctgaagtaataaataatattaaaaaaaatcaagatataGAAATTGATAatgctgaagaaaaaaatcaaagtgaAGAAATCGAAAACAATGGTTAg